The genome window GTTGTAGAACCTCTTGAGCGTGGATACGGAACTACCCTTGGCAACTCGCTGAGACGAATCCTTCTTTCGTCCTTGCCAGGCGCGGCAGTTCGTACCGTGCAAATCGATGGGGTTCTTCACGAGTTCTCTACGGTTGAAGGCGTCGTTGAAGATGTAACCGAGATCATCCTGAACATCAAAGGCTTGGCGCTGAAGATCCATTCCGATGAAGAAAAAGTAATCGAGATCGATGCAGAAGGCGAAGGCGTTGTCAAAGCGGGAGATATCCGTGCTGACAGTGATGTGGAGGTCTTAAACCCTGATCTTCATATTGCAACGTTGGCGAATGGCGGTCGTCTGCATATCCGCATGACAGCTGGACGTGGTCGTGGTTATGTTCAATCAGATGGAAACAAGTCGGAGGATCTCCCAATTGGTGTGATTCCGATTGATTCGATCTACACGCCGATCAAGCGCGTTAACTATCAAGTGGAAAATACCCGTGTAGGGCAAATGACCAACTATGACAAGTTGACCCTTGAGGTATGGGCAAACGGCAGCATCAGTCCGGAAGAGGCCGTTAGCCTCGGCGCCAAAATCATGACGGAGCACCTGAACCTGTTTGTCGGTCTGACCGACGAGGCGAAAGATGCAGAAATCATGGTAGAAAAGGAAGAAGACAAGAAAGAGAAAGTGCTCGAGATGACTATCGAAGAGCTCGATCTTTCTGTTCGTTCCTACAACTGCTTGAAGCGTGCCGGTATCAACACCGTGCAAGAGCTGACGCAGAAGACCGAAGAGGACATGATGAAAGTGCGCAACCTGGGACGCAAATCTCTGGAAGAAGTTCAAGAAAAGTTGGCTGAGTTGGGCCTGTCCCTCCGCAGCGACGACTAGAGACATAAGGTTACCCTTTAGCACGCTCTGTTCTCTCGAGTAAGAGGGAGGTAAGAACATGGCACAACGTAAATTGGGTCGTCGTAGCGATGCACGTAAAGCGCTGTTCCGCGACTTGGTAACTGACCTGATCATCAACGAGCGCATCGAAACTACAGAGATGAAGGCGAAAGAACTTCGCCCAATCGCTGAAAAAATGATCACGCTCGCGAAACGTGGCGATCTGCACGCTCGTCGTCAAGTAGCTGCTTTCGTTCGTAAAGAAGTAGCGAACGCAGAAGGCCGCGATGCAGTTCAAAAACTGTTCGATGAAATCGCTCCTCGCTTTAAAGAGCGTAACGGCGGATACACTCGTATCCTGAAAGCCGGCCCTCGTCGTGGCGATGCTGCACCGATGGCTTACATCGAATTCGTTTAATAGGTCCATATCATCTGGTCGTTTCACCGAGGAATGGGACTCGTTCCCTGACCTGAAACAACCGCGAAAAGGGTGGGGGCAGATCTGGTCATAGGCTGGACTCTGATTCAACCCTTTTTTCCTTTATCCAGAGAAGAGTGGATTCTAGTATTTCGTTGCTCATTTCCCTGTGAAGGCTGGGGAGGATGTGAACGCCTCATGAATGAGGAGAGCTTGCTAGCATTTCGTAACGTTTCCTTTTCCTATGAGGGTGACGAGGGGCAGCGAGTACCGGTGCTAAAAAGTGTGGACCTGACGATTGAGAAAGGCTCATTTGTCTCCATTCTGGGACACAACGGCTCGGGAAAGTCCACTCTGGCAAAGCTCATGAATGCTCTGCTCTTGCCAGAGGACGGAACCATACTTGTCACCGGCTTTGATACCAAAGACGGAGAGATGCTGTGGGAAATTCGCAGACATGTAGGTATGGTCTTTCAAAATCCAGACAATCAAATTGTCGGAGCGACCGTTGAGGATGATGTAGCTTTTGGTCTGGAAAATATGGGTGTAGACCCTCGGGAGATGCGTCAGCGCATTGACGAGGCGCTTCTTTCGGTAGGGATGGAGAAGTACCGGATGGCCCAGCCGCACAGGTTGTCTGGCGGGCAAAAGCAGCGGGTGGCCATTGCAGGAATCATGGCGATGCGACCATCTGTCATCATCTTGGATGAAGCGACGGCCATGCTGGACCCGCAGGGGCGTCAGGAAGTCATGCTCCTGGCTCGCCGTCTGAACCGTGATGAAGGTATTACGATAATAAACATCACGCATTTTCCAGAGGAAGCTGTCTTTTCTGATCGGGTAACGGTCATGAATGCAGGTGAAGTCCTGATGGAAGGATCGCCGAAAGACGTATTCAACCAGATAGAGCGACTTCAATCCGTTGGCTTGGATGTACCGTTTGCTGTCCGTCTGCGTCATGAACTCGCGGCGAAAGGAATCGAACTACCGTTTGTACTGCACCAAGAGGAGCTGGTGGAGCACGTATGCAGATTACTTTTGACCAAGTAAGCCACATGTACGGGAAGGGGACGCCGTTTGAGCGACTTGCCCTAAAGGAGATTTCGTTGACGATTCCGTCCGGTTCTTTTGTGGGCATCATTGGCCAGACTGGCTCCGGCAAGTCTACCTTGATTCAACACTTGAACGGGTTGCTTGCACCGACTTCGGGACGGATCCTTCTCGATGATGTGGTCATAACGCCTTCCCAGCGACTGCCTCATACCAGACGACGCGATATCGGGCTGGTTTTTCAGTACCCGGAGCATCAGTTGTTTGAAGAAACAGTAGCCAAGGATGTGTCCTTTGGCCCGCTCAATTTTGACTTGCCTGCAGAAATGGTGGAATCACGGACGCGGGAGTCTCTGGAGATCGTGGGTCTGGATTACGACTTGATAAAGGATCGTTCTCCTTTCCAATTGAGTGGGGGGCAAATGAGGCGTGTTGCCATTGCGGGGGTACTGGCCATGCAGCCGAAAGTACTGGTATTGGACGAGCCGACTGCCGGTTTGGATCCTGCCGGACGAAAGGCGATCTTGGAGGGCATCCACCGCATTCATCGGGAGCAGCGACTCACCACTTTGCTGGTCACACACAGCATGGAGGAAGCGGCACGCTATGCCGATTATTTGCTCGTGATGTCGGATGGACAGGTTGCCTTGCAGGGTGCACCCGGCGAGGTGTTCATGCAGGCTGAGCTGCTGAAGCAGCTGTCACTCGACGTACCGGAAACGGTGGCGATGGTATCTCGATTGAATGAAAGGTTGCCGGACGACCAACATCTGCCGACTTCCCTCTTTCGGGAAGACGATCTGATTGATCATTTGCGAAAACGGTTGTCCGTGCCAAAGGAGCGTTAGGCATGCTGCAAAATATTGCGATAGGTCAATACGTGCCGGGACAGTCCTTTCTCCATCGCGCTGATCCTCGAAGCAAACTGCTCTTTATCATCCTTTTTGCTACCTTGGTATTTTTGGCAAACAATGCGCTGACCTACACGGTGCTCATTGCATTTACGCTGCTTGTGGCGCTTCTTTCCCGGCTCTCTCTTTCCTATATTTTGAAAAGCTTGAAGCCAGTCTGGATATTGATCCTGTTTACTGTCGTCCTTCATATTTTCATTACGAAGGGTGGGGCTGTCTATTATCAATGGGGGAGCTTCACCATCGAGGAAGAAGGGGTCCGCCAAGCGGTCTTCATTTCTTTGCGTTTGGGGCTGCTCGTGTTGATCAGTTCTCTGTTGACGCTGACGACCTCTCCCATCGATCTGACGGAAGGATTGGAGCGATTGCTCGGACCTTTTGGAAAGATCGGTGTGCCCGTGCATGAGATCGCACTCATGATGTCAATCGCACTGCGGTTTATTCCGACGCTCATGGAAGAGACGGACAAGATCATCAAGGCACAGACAGCGAGGGGAGCCGATTTTACCAGCGGCAATCTCGTCCGGCGCGCAAAGAATCTGGTTCCGATCGCAATCCCGTTGTTTATCAACGCGTTTCGTCGTGCAGAGGAGCTCGCTTTGGCGATGGAGGCTCGCGGGTATCGAGGCGGTGTCGGGAGGACGAGGCTGAACAAGCTGTCCTTTTCCTGGAGGGATACCTGTGTAGCGGTTGCTGGAGTACTTCTGATCGGTGTAATAGGATGGTGGCGTTCTTGAGAAGGCTCAAATGTGTCGTAGCTTACGACGGTACCGATTTCAGCGGTTTTCAGGTGCAGCCTGATCAAGTAACGGTGCAGGGAGAGATCGAAGCAGCACTGCAGCGGATCACGGGTGAGGAAATCCAGATAGCGGGCTCGGGTCGTACCGATGCAGGGGTGCATGCTCGCGGGCAGGTCATTCATTTTGACACAGCTAGCAATATCCCGCTGGAAAAATGGGGATTTGTGCTGAACAATCAATTGCCTGATTCGATCGTGATCCGTTCCATCGAAGAGGCTGAACCGACCTTTCATGCCCGATTTGACGTGCAGGTCAAGGAATACCGCTATTGCATCGACAACAACCCCGTAGCCGATGTATTTCGTCATCGCTATGCCGATCATATTCGATTTCCGCTTGATGTCGAGGCGATGCAAAGGGCTGCCCGCCATCTCGTGGGGGAGCACGACTTCACGTCCTTTTGCTCGGCGAAGACCTATGTGGAGGACAAAGTTCGTACTGTCTACGGATTGACGGTCGAGCGGATGGGGAATGAGGTTTGGGTGACTTGCCGCGGAAACGGCTTTTTGTACAACATGGTCAGGATCATTGTGGGAACTTTGGTGGAGGTTGGACAAGGCAAGCGTCCACCTGATGAACTCGCAGTCATACTCGAAGCCTGCGATCGGGAGAAGGCGGGAAAAACTGCGCCTGCCAAAGGTTTAACCATGTGGGAAGTTGTTTACTAGCGTCCCCATTTTCCAATTAATAGTGCGTGTGCAGGCACTTGACTCTGACCCAGCACATGTAGTACGATAATCCTTGGTATTTTAACCCCGCTAGCCCCACTCTAGCCCCGGTGTTGAAAGACAAGTTCGTGATGAAACACCTGGAAGAGTTGCTCACCCGTTAACAGCAACAACTTCCATTTGCAAGTTTCAGTAGGATTGGTTATAAGTAAATGTGAATGTGTAAGGTAAGATACTTAGGAGGGACAAACATGCGTACCACATATATGGCGAAACCGCTCGAAGTTGAGCGCAAATGGTACATCGTTGACGCAGAAGGTCAAACGCTTGGCCGTCTGGCTAGCGAAGTAGCTTCGATCCTGCGCGGCAAACTGAAACCTGAATTTACTCCTCACGTTGATGCTGGCGATTTCGTAATCGTAATCAACGCTGACAAAGTAAAACTGACAGGTAAAAAACTGCAAGACAAAATCTACTACACTCACTCCCTGTATCCAGGTGGTTTGAAAAAGACCACTGCAGGCGACATGCTGAACAAGAAACCAGATCGCATGTTCGAACTGGCTGTAAAAGGTATGCTGCCTAAAAACAGCTTGGGACGTCAAATGTTCACCAAGCTGAAAGTATACGCTGGAACTGAGCACCCGCATGCAGCACAAAAACCAGAAGTTTGGCAAATTCGCGGTTAAGGTAAAGGGAGGAAATATACGTGGCACAAGTACAATACTACGGTACAGGTCGTCGTAAGCACTCCGTTGCACGCGTTCGCCTGGTTCCAGGTGAAGGTCGCATTGTGATCAACAAGCGTGAAATGGACACTTACTTTGGTTTGGAAACACTGAAATTGATCGTAAAACAACCACTCGTTCTGACTGAAACCCTCGGTCGTTACGATGTTCTGGTTAACGTAAACGGCGGCGGAACCACTGGTCAAGCTGGTGCAATCCGTCACGGCGTGGCTCGCGCTCTGCTGAAAGCAGATCCGGAACTGCGCGGCGCTCTGAAACGCGCTGGCTTCCTGACTCGCGACCCTCGTATGAAAGAACGTAAAAAATACGGCTTGAAAGCAGCTCGTCGCGCACCTCAATTCTCCAAGCGCTAATTGTTGCTTTCCGGATACAACCCCTTGTCTGTTCGCAGGCAGGGGGTTTTCCTTTGTCCCCAGGTCATAATTACCCAGCTTTGTCCATATGATGGATACGAGAATGGGACAAAGGGGACGATACACGGTGACACGAAAAGGGATTGGCTGGATTTTGGCTTTCGCCTTACTGGTGCTCTTGTTCACCTATGAAACGCCTGATCGCTCCTCCTGGACGGCGTGGTCGCTTCCACTGGCGGGAACAGTGATTGCTATTGATGCTGGGCATGGAGGGAAAGACGGAGGAGCCACGTCTGCTTCCGGAGACGTGGTGGAGAAAGATGTTACGCTAGCAATCAGCATGTATTTGCGGGACTTTCTCCAACAATCGGGCGCTTATGTCATCATGACCAGGGAAGAAGATAAAGATTTGGCTTCTCCAAATGCGGATGCGAAACGCAAGCGAAAGTCAGAGGATATCCGCAATCGGGTCAAGCTCGTCAACGAGAACGCACCAGACTTTCTCATCAGCATTCATGTAAACTCGATTCCTTCCCCCAAGTGGTCAGGCGCCCAAACGTTTTATTCGCCGGCCTTTAAGAAAAGCCAAGAGATGTCGTATTTGATTCAGGATGAGATCAAACGTGTAATCGGAAATACGGACCGTGTGCCAAGCAAAACGGATAACGTTTTTCTCATTCGGGAAGTTGCATGCCCTGCCGTATTGGTGGAGGTTGGGTTCGTTAGCAACTCCGCTGAGGCCAAACAGCTTCAATCCGTAGATTATCAAAAGGCGATGGCCAACGCGATTTACCAAGGGATTTTGCGTCAGTACTCTGGCGAAAAGGCTCCCGTTACACCTTGAGGGCTCGGGTTTCGTGTCCCTCAGGACTGAATGTGCTATAATGAACGCGCAAACATAATCGCTACAGGGCGTCCATTCTTGAAAAGAAAATAGATGAGGTGAACGAGATGTTGACCAAAGAACAAGTTCTTGAGGCACTGCGTGATGTAAAAGACCCCGAAATCAACCGCAGCCTGGTCGAACTGAATATGATTCGCGACATCCGGATTGAAGGCAGTACCGTTAGTCTGACGGTTGTACTGACCATTTCCGGCTGTCCGCTGAAGGCCAAGATAGAAGACGACGTCATTGCTGCGCTGCGCGCGTTGGGTGCAGAAAACGTGAATCTGCAGTTTGGCTCCATGACTGACGACGAGAGAGCTGCTCTAAGTGCACAGCTGCGAGGCAGTGCGGGGCAGACACATAACATGACACCTGGACAGGCGCCGTTGCTCAATCCGATTTTGGACAAGAATTCGAAAACGACCTTCATTGCTGTCACTTCCGGAAAAGGCGGCGTAGGAAAATCGACGGTTACTGTGAACCTGGCTGTGGCATTGGCACGCATGGGTAAAAAGGTCGGGATCATCGATGCGGATATTTACGGCTTCAGCGTTCCCGATATGATGAATATCGACCAGCGCCCGACAGTGATTGGAGAAACCATCCTGCCTGTCGAAAAATTAAACGTAAAAGTCATGTCGATGGGCTTCTTTGTCGAGGACAACTCGCCGATTATCTGGCGCGGCCCGATGCTGGGTAAAATGCTGCGCAATTTCTTTTCCGAAGTTCACTGGGGGGAAGAGCTGGATTACTTGCTGTTGGACCTGCCTCCAGGAACAGGTGACATGGCGCTCGATGTCCATACGATGATTCCGCAAAGCATGGAAATCGTCGTGACGACTCCGCATGCGACAGCTGCCTTTGTCGCTGCACGTGCTGGTGCCATGGCAAAACGTACGGGACACGAGATCCTCGGTATCGTGGAAAACATGGCATGGTACGAAGCGAAAGACGGCTCCAAGGAGTACGTTTTTGGACGCGGGGGAGGAGCCAAGCTGGCTGAAACATTGGCAAGCGAGCTGTTGGCGCAAATTCCACTGGGACAGCCTGACAATCATCCCTCCGAGCCGGATTACACGCCATCGATTTACCGCGAGCAATCGGAGATCGGACGGATCTACATGGATATGGCGAAACGCGTTGATGAAAAATGCCAAAGCGTCGTCAAACAATAAGCAAAAAGGTGGGCTCCTGCAAAGAGCTCACCTTTTTTATTAGGATTGAGAACTTTGAGCTCCGCCGCCGCTGCCCTTTTTCTCTTTGCCGCCTTTTTTAGGCTTCAGTTCTTTTGGCTTGGTGAGATCCTCTTGCGCTTTGGTCATCAGCTTTAGCATTTCCGCCTGAAAAAGCGGGCTTTGCAAAGATTCCTTCATGATCTGCATGGTTTGCTGGCGGTAAGCGGAGCTTTTCATGAGGTCCATGAGGTTTTTTTCGAACTCCGGATCCTTCATCAAGGTGATGAGTTCTTTTTGATATTCCGGATCCTTCATGAGGTCCTTCATGAGCGTTTTTTGTTCGGTCTTCATGGACTTGGCCAACGTGCTGGCGAATTTCGGGTCCTGAAACGCTTCTTTAATATGCGAGCTATTTGGATTGGTCATGCTTTGAATCAAAGCCGTTTTTACGGTTGAATCGTCCATCATGATGTTTTGCTTGAACTTTTCGTCCTTCATCATTTTTTCCATGGACTTTTTCGCTTCGTCGGTCTGCAAAATGTCCAGCACCATGTCTTTTACGCTTTTATAATCAGGCTGAGACGAGCTTTGCGCCTGTCCGCCGCTTGAGCAACCGGTCATAACCAGACAGACAATTGCCAGCAGCCAGATGGTCATAGACATTTTTCTCATGGGGTGGACACCTCCTTCTTTACTCTGCCTACAAGTAACGTGTGCATTTTGTTTTGTTCTTACGCTAGTATTTTCTTTCATGCATTGGTACAATCATATTCGATGTGGATGGGAGGGAATGTTTGGTGAGTTTGCGTAAGTATGGCTGGCTTTTTTTCACTACCCTGCTGCTTGGCGGCTTGGGCGGTGCATTGGTCGCCTTGATATTTGATATGGAAAAATTGCTGGAGAGCAGTGTTGGGAATTTCCTTGTCGGAATCCTCATGTATGTGCTGTATGGAATGACCATCAGTATTGTTGCCCAAATGGGTTTTTTTGCGTATATGACGATTAATTATTTTGCCAAGACCATCTTTAAAACACCATCCATGTGGAAAAGCGTGCAAATTTTCCTCGTGATTTTCGTCTTTTTCGATATGATATATTTGCGATATTCCTCGCTGGGAGAAGGGGGTTCCATTGGGCCTTTCTTGGTCGAGCCGATTCTTTTGTTGATTGTGGCGGTAGTGACCGCATTCGGAAAATCGAATTTGACGAACCGGACCGCTTGGATCCCTACGCTATTTTTTATGTTCGTGGTCACTGCGCTGGAGTGGATCCCAGCACTGAAAGAAGCGGATATACATTCTACCTTGTCCATGCTCGTTCCCTTATTGTTTTGCAACGTCTGGCAAGTCATGCAATTGCATCGTCTGGTAAAAAGAGAAAGCTGACCGAAGAGGGTCAGCTTTTTTTAATGAACTTCTTTGCTTTTCACGTCGGTTCCCGTAATGAGCTCGGAAACAGTGACGAATTCGTAGCCTTGCTGGCGCAGCTTGTCGATAATGACGGGGAGAGCCAGATGCGTTTCTTTGCAGGAGTCACTTGCATGCATCAAAATGATATCACCGGGGTGCGCTTTTGATAATACGTTGTTGATGATGGTTTCTGTGCCAGGATTCATCCAGTCCTTGGAATCCGTATCCCATTGGATGACGGAATACCCCATTTCACTTGCGATCTGTAGGACGCGCTTGTCAAAGTCACCGTTTGGCATCCTGATGAGATTTGGCTTTTTCCCAGTCATCTCGGTGAGGACGGTGTCGGCCTTACCGATCTGGGAGCGGATTTCTTCATCGGAGTATTTGCTGTAGTTGTCGTGCTTATGTCCATGAGAGCCGATTTCAAAGCCGTCATCCTTGATGCGTTTCACGATTTCCGGATGACGCTGACTCCATGGGGAGGAGAGGAACATGGTCGCCTTGTTCACGTTCTTTTGCTTCAGTACGTCCAGGATGGGCAAGGTGCGCGTTTCGCCCCAGCTGATGTCGAATGTAAGAGCGATCTTTTTCTCTTTGGTATCTACCTTGTAGATGGCTTGAGGAGCTTGATTTGCCCCTGAAAAGGCAGTGATCGTGTCGCGTTCAGCATAGCCGATTCCCGCCGTCAACAAAATCGCGGTTACGATAATCAGAATCTGTTTCAAGCGTTGAGCACTCACTACGTAGATCCGTCTCATGGAAAAGCACCTCCTTTGTCCGATAACAGTTTATGCTTGTAAGACAAGGATATTCTTTGGCCTGTTGGCTAATGTTGAGGTACAATGCATATAGTGGAAGTACCAGGCTGTAAAAGGAGCGTGGCTCATGAAAAATCATTTGCAGCGGTTATGGTTGGACAATAGAGGGTTCTTCCTTGCCGCGTGTTTGCTGTTTATTGGTGGAGGGTTAATCGGATATTTTCAAGCGCCCATGGTAGAGGCTATGGTCAGCGAGCTAATGGGGCAGCTGAAGGAAATTGTGGATCGAATCAAAGAAAGCGGTGGCGGAGTATTTGCTACTTTCTGGATGATTTTCTCCAATAATGTGGTGAGTGCTTTGATGATGATGGCACTCGGATTGTTCTTTGCATTCTTTCCCATTATTGGATTGGTTGCCAACGGAATTTTGCTCGGTTTCATTCTTTCCAAATCCGTTGGGGTCAGTCCGTGGCTTATGTTAGGCGCGGGAATTTTACCTCACGGAATATTTGAACTGCCTGCTGTCCTTTTCGCAGCAGGGGTCGGGATTCGCCTGGGTCTTTTGAGCTTCCGTTCGGTGGGGGTCCTGTTTCAGCCTCACAAGATAGAGCGTCTGAAAAATGACTGGTATGATACGCTGAAGCAATTTCCAGTTGCCGTAATCACGGTGATCGCATTGCTGCTCATTGCAGCGATTGTCGAAAGCTCTATTACCCCGTACATCCTGAATGGGTTGATAGGAGACCAAATGAAGCTGAATTTGGTGAAATAAGGATTAGATAAGACTTTATGAAAATATTAAAGCCTTCCTAAACGGAGGGCTTTTATTTTTGAATAGCGGTGAATTCCGTTGGAAAGGATAGAGGGGAGACTCGTAAGGCGGAGGTCGATTTCATTGCTAGGGTTTTTGTTTAACACAAAAGAAGTTCAAGAATTGGAGTATCTGCTCAAGCGTGAATTGGAAGAGATGCTGCTGGACTTTAGTGATAAGCGTATCGACTACTTGGTGAAGCGGGCGATGGAGGAGCGCTACTCCATTATGTTCCGGATGTACGCCAGGATCGCATCTCCTAATGAGCTTTCAAAGTATGTGAGACGCAGAAAAATAGGGGACGAGAATTTCACCTGAAAACTTTTTAAAAAAACATATTGACTCTGATATAGGGAACATGATAGATTAATTCTTGTCCTTAAGACGACGTAACAAATACGATGAAGCTTGAGGGCGCAAGACAATATGATTGCTCCTTGAAAACTGAACAGCGAAAGCGTTAATGAGTCTATCATTAAATGATTTGCCAGCTTTGAACCAGATACAAACTTTATTGGAGAGTTTGATCCTGGCTCAGGACGAACGCTGGCGGCGTGCCTAATACATGCAAGTCGAGCGAGTCTCTTCGGAGGCTAGCGGCGGACGGGTGAGTAACACGTAGGCAACCTGCCTCTCAGACCGGGATAACATAGGGAAACTTATGCTAATACCGGATAGGTTTTTGGATCGCATGATCCGAAAAGAAAAGATGGCTTCGGCTATCACTGGGAGATGGGCCTGCGGCGCATTAGCTAGTTGGTGGGGTAACGGCCTACCAAGGCGACGATGCGTAGCCGACCTGAGAGGGTGACCGGCCACACTGGGACTGAGACACGGCCCAGACTCCTACGGGAGGCAGCAGTAGGGAATTTTCCACAATGGACGAAAGTCTGATGGAGCAACGCCGCGTGAACGATGAAGGTCTTCGGATTGTAAAGTTCTGTTGTCAGGGACGAACAAGTACCGTTCGAACAGGGCGGTACCTTGACGGTACCTGACGAGAAAGCCACGGCTAACTACGTGCCAGCAGCCGCGGTAATACGTAGGTGGCAAGCGTTGTCCGGATTTATTGGGCGTAAAGCGCGCGCAGGCGGCTATGTAAGTCTGGTGTTAAAGCCCGGGGCTCAACCCCGGTTCGCATCGGAAACTGTGTAGCTTGAGTGCAGAAGAGGAAAGCGGTATTCCACGTGTAGCGGTGAAATGCGTAGAGATGTGGAGGAACACCAGTGGCGAAGGCGGCTTTCTGGTCTGTAACTGACGCTGAGGCGCGAAAGCGTGGGGAGCAAACAGGATTAGATACCCTGGTAGTCCACGCCGTAAACGATGAGTGCTAGGTGTTGGGGGTTTCAATACCCTCAGTGCCGCAGCTAACGCAATAAGCACTCCGCCTGGGGAGTACGCTCGCAAGAGTGAAACTCAAAGGAATTGACGGGGGCCCGCACAAGCGGTGGAGCATGTGGTTTAATTCGAAGCAACGCGAAGAACCTTACCAGGTCTTGACATCCCGCTGACCGCTCTGGAGACAGAGCTTCCCTTCGGGGCAGCGGTGACAGGTGGTGCATGGTTGTCGTCAGCTCGTGTCGTGAGATGTTGGGTTAAGTCCCGCAACGAGCGCAACCCTTATTACTAGTTGCCAGCATTCAGTTGGGCACTCTAGTGAGACTGCCGTCGACAAGACGGAGGAAGGCGGGGATGACGTCAAATCATCATGCCCCTTATGACCTGGGCTACACACGTGCTACAATGGTTGGTACAACGGGATGCTACCTCGCGAGAGGACGCCAATCTCTTAAAACCAATCTCAGTTCGGATTGTAGGCTGCAACTCGCCTACATGAAGTCGGAATCGCTAGTAATCGCGGATCAGCATGCCGCGGTGAATACGTTCCCGGGCCTTGTACACACCGCCCGTCACACCACGGGAGTTTGCAACACCCGAAGTCGGTGAGGTAACCGCAAGGAGCCAGCCGCCGAAGGTGGGGTAGATGACTGGGGTGAAGTCGTAACAAGGTATCCGTACCGGAAGGTGCGGATGGATCACCTCCTTTCTATGGAGATACGACCGTAACGCACTCTCGCTGTTCAGTTTTGAAGGAGTATTCTCCTTTGCGGGCCTATAGCTCAGTTGGTTAGAGCGCACGCCTGATAAGCGTGAGGTCGGCTGTTCGAGTCAGCCTAGGCCCACCATTTATACCCTTTACGAGGGGCTGTAGCTCAGTTGGGAGAGCGCCTGCCTTGCAAGCAGGAGGTCATCGGTTCGATCCCGTTCAGCTCCACCAAGCTTCCAAAAAATACAACTTGAAAGTGCGCGAGCATCTATGTTACATTGATCTTCGTCGCTTTTGAGAGAATAACTTGTCTGGTGATGATGGCGGAGGGGACACACCCGTTCCCATACCGAACACGGCCGTTAAGCCCTCCAGCGCCAATGGTACTTGCTCCGCAGGGAGCCGGGAGAGTAGGACGTTGCCAGGCAGGTTACTCGTAAGAGTAACTACATTCGTTCCTTGAAAACTGGATACTGCATGTATTGCTAAGGATTTAAAACTGTAAGTACTTTTTAGTAACTACAGAAAGCAAGGATGGCCTGCTAAGTTCGCCTCATCCGTGAGGCAACGCATGCACTAGCACATCCTGTGCGTCGTGGTTAAGTTACTAAGGGCACACGGTGGATGCCTTGGCGCTAGGAGCCGAAGAAGGACGCAGCGAACTGCGATAAGCCTCGGGGAGCGGTAAGCACGCTTTGATCCGGGGATCTCCGAATGGGGCAACCCACCATCCGTAATGGGATGGTATCCGTATCTGAATACATAGGGTACGAGAAGGCAGACCCGGTGAACTGAAACATCTAAGTAGCCGGAGGAAGAGAAAACAATAGTGATTCCGTCAGTAGTGGCGAGCGAACGCG of Brevibacillus choshinensis contains these proteins:
- the rplM gene encoding 50S ribosomal protein L13, which codes for MRTTYMAKPLEVERKWYIVDAEGQTLGRLASEVASILRGKLKPEFTPHVDAGDFVIVINADKVKLTGKKLQDKIYYTHSLYPGGLKKTTAGDMLNKKPDRMFELAVKGMLPKNSLGRQMFTKLKVYAGTEHPHAAQKPEVWQIRG
- the rplQ gene encoding 50S ribosomal protein L17; protein product: MAQRKLGRRSDARKALFRDLVTDLIINERIETTEMKAKELRPIAEKMITLAKRGDLHARRQVAAFVRKEVANAEGRDAVQKLFDEIAPRFKERNGGYTRILKAGPRRGDAAPMAYIEFV
- a CDS encoding energy-coupling factor transporter ATPase, encoding MNEESLLAFRNVSFSYEGDEGQRVPVLKSVDLTIEKGSFVSILGHNGSGKSTLAKLMNALLLPEDGTILVTGFDTKDGEMLWEIRRHVGMVFQNPDNQIVGATVEDDVAFGLENMGVDPREMRQRIDEALLSVGMEKYRMAQPHRLSGGQKQRVAIAGIMAMRPSVIILDEATAMLDPQGRQEVMLLARRLNRDEGITIINITHFPEEAVFSDRVTVMNAGEVLMEGSPKDVFNQIERLQSVGLDVPFAVRLRHELAAKGIELPFVLHQEELVEHVCRLLLTK
- the truA gene encoding tRNA pseudouridine(38-40) synthase TruA, with amino-acid sequence MVAFLRRLKCVVAYDGTDFSGFQVQPDQVTVQGEIEAALQRITGEEIQIAGSGRTDAGVHARGQVIHFDTASNIPLEKWGFVLNNQLPDSIVIRSIEEAEPTFHARFDVQVKEYRYCIDNNPVADVFRHRYADHIRFPLDVEAMQRAARHLVGEHDFTSFCSAKTYVEDKVRTVYGLTVERMGNEVWVTCRGNGFLYNMVRIIVGTLVEVGQGKRPPDELAVILEACDREKAGKTAPAKGLTMWEVVY
- a CDS encoding DNA-directed RNA polymerase subunit alpha; translation: MIEIEKPKIEVVEVSDDNSYGKFVVEPLERGYGTTLGNSLRRILLSSLPGAAVRTVQIDGVLHEFSTVEGVVEDVTEIILNIKGLALKIHSDEEKVIEIDAEGEGVVKAGDIRADSDVEVLNPDLHIATLANGGRLHIRMTAGRGRGYVQSDGNKSEDLPIGVIPIDSIYTPIKRVNYQVENTRVGQMTNYDKLTLEVWANGSISPEEAVSLGAKIMTEHLNLFVGLTDEAKDAEIMVEKEEDKKEKVLEMTIEELDLSVRSYNCLKRAGINTVQELTQKTEEDMMKVRNLGRKSLEEVQEKLAELGLSLRSDD
- a CDS encoding energy-coupling factor transporter transmembrane component T family protein, producing MLQNIAIGQYVPGQSFLHRADPRSKLLFIILFATLVFLANNALTYTVLIAFTLLVALLSRLSLSYILKSLKPVWILILFTVVLHIFITKGGAVYYQWGSFTIEEEGVRQAVFISLRLGLLVLISSLLTLTTSPIDLTEGLERLLGPFGKIGVPVHEIALMMSIALRFIPTLMEETDKIIKAQTARGADFTSGNLVRRAKNLVPIAIPLFINAFRRAEELALAMEARGYRGGVGRTRLNKLSFSWRDTCVAVAGVLLIGVIGWWRS
- a CDS encoding energy-coupling factor transporter ATPase codes for the protein MQITFDQVSHMYGKGTPFERLALKEISLTIPSGSFVGIIGQTGSGKSTLIQHLNGLLAPTSGRILLDDVVITPSQRLPHTRRRDIGLVFQYPEHQLFEETVAKDVSFGPLNFDLPAEMVESRTRESLEIVGLDYDLIKDRSPFQLSGGQMRRVAIAGVLAMQPKVLVLDEPTAGLDPAGRKAILEGIHRIHREQRLTTLLVTHSMEEAARYADYLLVMSDGQVALQGAPGEVFMQAELLKQLSLDVPETVAMVSRLNERLPDDQHLPTSLFREDDLIDHLRKRLSVPKER
- the rpsI gene encoding 30S ribosomal protein S9, yielding MAQVQYYGTGRRKHSVARVRLVPGEGRIVINKREMDTYFGLETLKLIVKQPLVLTETLGRYDVLVNVNGGGTTGQAGAIRHGVARALLKADPELRGALKRAGFLTRDPRMKERKKYGLKAARRAPQFSKR